The following coding sequences are from one Acidimicrobiales bacterium window:
- a CDS encoding beta-lactamase family protein: protein MAVADIDGYVAAGFDGVREAFAANFDSHGEVGASFCLYHRGEKVVDLWGGVADPATGRRYEEDTCQLVFSTTKGIVAIAANQLIDAGRLDPDAPVATYWPEFAQAGKDELPVRWLLCHKAGLPVLDVNLTVDETLSWDPVVEALAAQAPIWEPGTQHGYHATTFGWLVGELIRRVSGQGVGAYVAENIAGPLGVDLWIGVPEDRLGQVAPLVPIDLPDNENVRMIIEQVLGPDSITGKALRTPCPELFGGTEGMIDLSMFDDPRVLQAEIPAANGVTNARALARVYAATIGEVDGIRLLSEAQVDKAIERQTTGPDAVMFFETALGLGFFLSSAFSSYGGPRGFGHTGTGGSMGFADPDAGIGYGYVMNHLMPNMIGDARTVGLTEACYEAIGGRPPVIL, encoded by the coding sequence ATGGCCGTGGCCGACATCGACGGGTACGTGGCGGCGGGGTTCGACGGCGTCCGGGAGGCCTTCGCGGCCAACTTCGACAGCCATGGCGAGGTGGGCGCCTCCTTCTGCCTCTACCACCGCGGCGAGAAGGTGGTGGACCTGTGGGGCGGCGTGGCCGACCCCGCCACCGGCCGCCGGTACGAGGAGGACACCTGCCAGCTGGTGTTCTCGACCACGAAGGGCATCGTGGCCATCGCCGCCAACCAGCTCATCGACGCGGGCCGCCTCGACCCCGACGCGCCCGTGGCCACGTACTGGCCCGAGTTCGCCCAGGCGGGCAAGGACGAGCTTCCGGTGCGCTGGCTGCTGTGCCACAAGGCCGGCCTGCCCGTCCTCGACGTCAACCTCACCGTCGACGAGACCTTGAGCTGGGATCCGGTGGTCGAGGCCCTCGCCGCCCAGGCCCCGATCTGGGAGCCGGGCACCCAGCACGGCTACCACGCCACCACCTTCGGTTGGTTGGTGGGCGAGCTCATTCGCCGCGTCAGCGGCCAGGGCGTCGGCGCCTACGTGGCCGAGAACATCGCCGGACCGCTGGGCGTCGATCTGTGGATCGGCGTTCCCGAGGACCGCCTCGGCCAGGTGGCGCCGCTGGTGCCCATCGACCTGCCCGACAACGAGAACGTGCGCATGATCATCGAGCAGGTGCTCGGGCCCGACAGCATCACCGGCAAGGCGCTGCGCACCCCCTGCCCCGAGCTGTTCGGGGGCACCGAGGGCATGATCGACCTGTCGATGTTCGACGACCCGCGGGTCCTGCAGGCCGAGATCCCCGCGGCGAACGGCGTCACCAACGCACGCGCGCTGGCCCGCGTCTATGCCGCGACCATCGGCGAGGTCGACGGCATCCGCCTGCTCTCCGAGGCACAGGTCGACAAGGCCATCGAGCGCCAGACCACCGGGCCCGACGCGGTCATGTTCTTCGAGACCGCCCTCGGCCTGGGCTTCTTCCTGTCCTCGGCGTTCAGCAGCTACGGCGGCCCTCGGGGGTTCGGCCACACGGGCACGGGCGGGTCGATGGGCTTCGCCGACCCCGACGCCGGCATCGGATACGGCTACGTGATGAACCACCTGATGCCGAACATGATCGGCGACGCCCGCACCGTCGGCCTCACCGAGGCCTGCTACGAGGCCATCGGCGGCCGCCCTCCCGTCATCCTCTGA
- a CDS encoding cation:proton antiporter: protein MGGALLAAGLLARVGRRIGLPTIPFFMAAGIIFGPNTPGIALVEDPHDLELLAALGLVLLLFHLGLEFSLDDLAAGGRRLLGIGAIYLLLNVGGGLLFGLALGWGTSEALVIAGAVGISSSAIVTKLLVELHRLANPESRLILGVIVVEDLFLALYLALLAPVLGSADGPAEAAIEFATAFAFLVALVTFARFGSGLAGRLVASRDDELLTISFLGFAVLVAGVAAELGVSDAIGAFLAGLVLAETVVAGRIERLVLPLRDAFAALFFFTFGLTIDPADAGAVALPVAIAVLLSVVLNLAAGLIAARIEGLDRLAAANVGFTILGRGEFSLILATLGVAAGLDERIGPFVALYVLVLAVLGPVLAARSEGLARLLPSRLLPSKVRG, encoded by the coding sequence ATCGGCGGGGCGCTGCTGGCCGCGGGTCTCCTCGCACGCGTCGGTCGGCGCATCGGTCTGCCGACCATTCCGTTCTTCATGGCCGCCGGCATCATCTTCGGCCCCAACACCCCTGGGATCGCCCTGGTCGAGGATCCCCACGACCTCGAGCTGCTCGCCGCCCTCGGTCTGGTCCTCCTGCTGTTCCACCTCGGCCTCGAGTTCAGCCTCGACGACCTCGCCGCCGGAGGCCGCCGCCTTCTCGGTATCGGTGCGATCTACCTGCTGCTCAACGTGGGCGGAGGGCTGCTCTTCGGGCTCGCGCTCGGCTGGGGCACCAGCGAGGCGCTCGTCATCGCCGGTGCGGTCGGGATCTCCTCCTCGGCCATCGTCACCAAGCTGCTGGTCGAGCTGCACCGCCTGGCCAACCCCGAGAGCCGTCTGATCCTCGGGGTCATCGTGGTGGAGGACCTCTTCCTCGCCCTCTACCTGGCGCTGCTCGCCCCCGTGCTGGGCTCGGCGGACGGGCCCGCAGAGGCCGCCATCGAGTTCGCCACGGCCTTCGCCTTCCTCGTCGCGCTGGTGACCTTCGCCCGCTTCGGCAGCGGCCTCGCCGGCCGGTTGGTGGCCAGCCGGGACGACGAGCTCCTGACCATCTCGTTCCTCGGCTTCGCCGTGCTGGTGGCCGGCGTGGCCGCCGAGCTGGGGGTCTCCGACGCCATCGGTGCCTTCCTCGCCGGCCTGGTGCTGGCCGAGACGGTCGTGGCCGGCCGGATCGAGCGCCTCGTACTGCCCCTGCGGGACGCGTTCGCCGCCCTCTTCTTCTTCACCTTCGGCCTGACCATCGACCCCGCCGACGCCGGCGCGGTCGCGCTGCCCGTGGCCATCGCGGTGCTGCTGTCGGTGGTGCTGAACCTGGCCGCGGGTCTGATCGCCGCCCGCATCGAGGGGCTCGACCGGCTGGCGGCCGCCAACGTGGGTTTCACCATCCTGGGGCGGGGCGAGTTCTCGCTGATCCTGGCCACCCTCGGCGTGGCCGCCGGCCTCGACGAGCGCATCGGACCCTTCGTGGCGCTCTACGTGCTGGTGCTCGCCGTGCTCGGCCCCGTGCTCGCCGCCCGCTCGGAGGGCCTGGCCCGTCTCCTGCCGTCCCGCCTGTTGCCGTCGAAGGTCAGAGGATGA
- a CDS encoding cation:proton antiporter regulatory subunit, producing the protein MPAPSEPNRPMPRPRAAGGEITEVALPGIGHRYDLPADEGGDVAVIIHHSGRRDLYLLDQGSRRASVALSDAQARTLGAILGGAYFTPSVVEEIEAVIDDLLIDWVTLDEASPGAGRSIAELEVRSATRMTIAAILRDHQSLVAPEPSEVLRPGDRLVVIGRPEDLAGFRRHVVRS; encoded by the coding sequence GTGCCTGCACCTTCCGAGCCCAACCGTCCGATGCCACGCCCGCGTGCCGCCGGCGGCGAGATCACCGAGGTGGCCCTGCCCGGCATCGGCCACCGCTACGACCTGCCTGCGGACGAGGGCGGCGACGTGGCCGTGATCATCCACCACTCGGGTCGTCGTGACCTCTACCTCCTCGACCAGGGGTCGCGTCGCGCCTCGGTGGCCCTGAGCGACGCCCAGGCCCGGACCCTCGGGGCGATCCTGGGCGGCGCGTACTTCACGCCCTCGGTGGTCGAGGAGATCGAGGCCGTGATCGACGACCTCCTCATCGACTGGGTGACGCTCGACGAGGCGTCGCCCGGCGCCGGCCGGTCGATCGCCGAGCTCGAGGTCCGCTCCGCCACCCGGATGACCATCGCCGCCATCCTCCGCGACCACCAGTCCCTGGTCGCGCCGGAGCCCAGCGAGGTGCTGCGTCCGGGTGACCGGCTCGTGGTCATCGGGCGCCCGGAGGATCTCGCCGGCTTCCGCCGGCACGTCGTCAGGAGCTGA